A segment of the bacterium genome:
GATCGCCGTGGAGGCGATGCGCATGGGCGCCTATGACTATCTGGTCAAGACCCGTGACCTCCTGGACCTGCTGCCGCGGGTGCTGATTCGCGCGGTGGAGGAACAGCGGCTCTCTTCGCAACTGTTGCAGACCGAGCAGCGCTATTTCGCTCTGTTCGAGAAAGCGGTGGTCGGCATTTTCATTCTCGATGCGGCGTCTCTGCGATTCATTCAAGTCAACGAAATGGCCCGCACCATGACCGGCTATCAGCAGTCCGACCTGTTGTCGCAAAATTTCTCCCGCATCGTCTCCGGTCGTTTTCAGGAAATGCTGTCCGGCTTTTTCGCCAAGATCCGCCAGGATGACTACGCCGCCATCGATCACCTTCTGCTGGTGCGTGCGGACCAGTCGCTGCTGCCGGTGGACATCAGCGCCAGCCTGGTCTCTGTGGCCGGCACTCCGGTGATCCAATGCTTTGTGCGCGACATCAGCGAAAAAATCAAAATGCAGCGCCAACTGCTGCTGAGCCGGCAGCGGCTGATCTCCCTGTTCGACGGCATCAGCGATCCGATCTCTGTCCAGGATCGCGATTATAATCTGGTCATGGGCAATAAAAAATATGTGCAGGTCAATTCGCTGAGCCAAGCCAAAATGCTGGGCGAGAAATGCTACAAGGCCCTGTTCGGCCGCAGTGAAAAATGCCTGGATTGCCCCATGCGGGAAACCCTGGAGACCGGCGGCACGCGGTTTCTCGAGATCTACCACCAGGGGCGAACCTTTCACATCTGGACTTTTCCTATGACCGGCATCGACGGCAAACCGGAGCTGGTGGCCGAATACGTCAAGGATGTCACTGAACAAAAAGAGATCGAGCGGCAGTTGATCAAATCGGAAAAGCTGGCCACCATCGGCCTGCTCTCCTCGGGCATCGCCCATGAATTGCGCAATCCCCTGAACGTCATCGAGACGGCGCGCTATTCCATCGAAGATCAGCTGAATCACAAATACGCCGATCTCGATCAAAAGCTGGATATCATCAAAAAAAATATCCGCAGGGCTTCGCAGATCATCGAAAACCTGCTCCAGTTCTCCAAACATTCGATGTATGAGCGCGAACGCATCGATGTGGAAAAACTGGTGGACACCACGCTGTCGCTCCTGGAAAAAGAGATCGCCGTGCGCAACATCCAATGCGAAAAAAAGTTTGAAAATGTGAGCATGGCGTTTTTTAGTCTGGATTCGCTTAAACAGGTGTTTTTGAACATTATATATAATGCGGTGCAGGCCATGCCCAACGGCGGCGTGCTGCGCATTTCGACCCGCAAGCAGGCGGAGCCGAACTGGATTGTCATGGATTTCACCGATACCGGTGTGGGCATTTCAAACGAGAACCTCAAACATATCTTTACGCCGTTTTTTTCCACCAAACAGCACTCCGGCGGCACCGGTCTGGGTTTGTATCTGTCCTATTCGATCGTCAAACGCGAGGGGGGCGACGTTCAGGTGAAAAGCCGGGAGGGCGTTGGCACTACGTTTACCGTCAAGCTGCCTGCGGCAAAAGCTTCCGAATCGTTGCAACCGCCAGTTAAATATTGACATCCTGAATAAAAATCCTTACATTTTCGCAAAATGAAATCCTCCCCCTAAAGGGCATCTCTAAATGACGCTTCAGGGAAACGTGTGAACATCGATTCCATTTCCGCACCGGTTAACCGACACTTGCTGGATTTTGAAAAAGCGCTGGCCGATCTATTGCATTCACGCATTCCGCTCGCCGAACAGATAGTCCGTTATGTCGCCGGATTGAAAGGTAAACGTCTTCGTCCTTTGCTGGTTTTTTTGACCGCTGATCTGCACGGCGGCGGTTCGGAGAAGACGATGTTGTCCGCCTTGGTAGTGGAGTTGCTTCATACCGCAACCTTGGTGCATGATGATGTGGTGGATAATTCCGAACTGCGCCGTGGTTCGCCCACCGTCAACCACTTGTGGGATAACCGCATCTCCGTGCTGATCGGCGATCTG
Coding sequences within it:
- a CDS encoding response regulator — encoded protein: MAGLSNKTMHILIVEDNSDQAHLMQLILQRHEQAFDVRHEVDAERALLRLQKDAVDAVVLDYSLPHMNGLELLAEIRKLHRPPAVVMVTGQGDERIAVEAMRMGAYDYLVKTRDLLDLLPRVLIRAVEEQRLSSQLLQTEQRYFALFEKAVVGIFILDAASLRFIQVNEMARTMTGYQQSDLLSQNFSRIVSGRFQEMLSGFFAKIRQDDYAAIDHLLLVRADQSLLPVDISASLVSVAGTPVIQCFVRDISEKIKMQRQLLLSRQRLISLFDGISDPISVQDRDYNLVMGNKKYVQVNSLSQAKMLGEKCYKALFGRSEKCLDCPMRETLETGGTRFLEIYHQGRTFHIWTFPMTGIDGKPELVAEYVKDVTEQKEIERQLIKSEKLATIGLLSSGIAHELRNPLNVIETARYSIEDQLNHKYADLDQKLDIIKKNIRRASQIIENLLQFSKHSMYERERIDVEKLVDTTLSLLEKEIAVRNIQCEKKFENVSMAFFSLDSLKQVFLNIIYNAVQAMPNGGVLRISTRKQAEPNWIVMDFTDTGVGISNENLKHIFTPFFSTKQHSGGTGLGLYLSYSIVKREGGDVQVKSREGVGTTFTVKLPAAKASESLQPPVKY
- a CDS encoding polyprenyl synthetase family protein, encoding MNIDSISAPVNRHLLDFEKALADLLHSRIPLAEQIVRYVAGLKGKRLRPLLVFLTADLHGGGSEKTMLSALVVELLHTATLVHDDVVDNSELRRGSPTVNHLWDNRISVLIGDLLFSRTLTTMLKLQDAKALSILSEATDRITEGELLQIENGGQFAVDEALYLDLIGKKTASLLNASCALGCLSVTSD